aagtaaaaaaaaacgttatgatttaagaatttcatttaaatctggTAACTAATGTCCATTAGTTACTCAAACACAGGTCTGCTCCCCTACTCACTTATCACATATAAAGTTAtgccatttactttctttttaggCTACTATACCGGAACATTTAGTTGGTCCGCCCATAGTGGAGAAAAATGGTGTAACCACATATATTGTGGCCAATGACTTTGTACGCTGTGAGGTTGTTGATTTATCCATTGATGCTGATCGCATGACCCTAAGTTTGGAGGCTAAGGctgagaaaaataaaaacagaaaactgGGTAAAATAACACCTGAAGAATTGCCAGCGTTATATGGGTAAGTGGCTTTTCTATATGCATTGTAAACTAAACACTCTACTTTCTTCAACTCCCCTTCTACGGGTTTTCTATTTCATTTAGTAAAATGACTGCAAATCCTTCAAAGCCCTTTGAGCAACATTTACACGAGGCCAAAGAATTGGAAAATCCCAACTATGACATATTATATGCCTCTGTGGGTCTTGATGTTAATGATAATTTCACACTTATGCATAATTTGAAAAGTGGTTTTGCCCACAAGGAATATGCAAAAGAGTTGAGACAAGTACAAGCAAGTAAATGGGCTTTTAGGTAAGTCAAGTGGTAAGGCAAAGGATTCAcaggcaaaaaatataaaaaatgtttaccctcaCATAGGTCTGTGGCCGAGGGCATAGAATACTTTAAGGTGGGTCAACACGTTGAGGCGTTCCAATGTTTGAATAAGGCTTTAAATATAGACCCCCGCAATGTTGAGGGTCTGGTGGCTCGTGGAGCCTTGTATGCCAATAAAGGTTCTTTCCTTAAGGCTGTGGAGGATTTTGAAAAAGCCCTCAAGTTAAACTCCTTACATGTAAATGCTCGCAAGTACATGGGTGAAACTTTGGTAGCTTTAGGTCGTAGTTATGAGGAGGACAATCGCATACAGGAAGCCGCCAAGGCATATCGTGATTGTTTAAACATTATACCCAATCATGACCAGGCTGGCATGCTTTTGGAGGCCATACAACATAGAACGGGAGCATCTGTGGACGCCCTACAGAATCCTATGATACCAGGGCATATGGATTCCCTAGGAGGTAAATACAACTGTAATGGCTGAGATAATTTGCTCCTTATTTCTTTTTTAGTGTGTATGAAAAAAATCCTC
This Stomoxys calcitrans chromosome 2, idStoCalc2.1, whole genome shotgun sequence DNA region includes the following protein-coding sequences:
- the LOC106095334 gene encoding tetratricopeptide repeat protein 14 homolog isoform X2, with the protein product MDGELIKKALCFHGKPMQKIWDDERGVGDLQVAGVPEDGNYSIYMERQKFFTFQDRAKRLKLHQFLARKASDLYDKELSAMPAKPLNLDQFSEDKNASIVAEIPPYETFLTKHQEKVVRRILESIKPGDIIYACVLRGKSNCLTPLVRPLCTDGKNCKLLQNFKIKATIPEHLVGPPIVEKNGVTTYIVANDFVRCEVVDLSIDADRMTLSLEAKAEKNKNRKLGKITPEELPALYGKMTANPSKPFEQHLHEAKELENPNYDILYASVGLDVNDNFTLMHNLKSGFAHKEYAKELRQVQASKWAFRSVAEGIEYFKVGQHVEAFQCLNKALNIDPRNVEGLVARGALYANKGSFLKAVEDFEKALKLNSLHVNARKYMGETLVALGRSYEEDNRIQEAAKAYRDCLNIIPNHDQAGMLLEAIQHRTGASVDALQNPMIPGHMDSLGDKNSSASNGSHSEDSSSDSDSDSDGKNEFTYHI
- the LOC106095334 gene encoding tetratricopeptide repeat protein 14 homolog isoform X1 gives rise to the protein MDGELIKKALCFHGKPMQKIWDDERGVGDLQVAGVPEDGNYSIYMERQKFFTFQDRAKRLKLHQFLARKASDLYDKELSAMPAKPLNLDQFSEDKNASIVAEIPPYETFLTKHQEKVVRRILESIKPGDIIYACVLRGKSNCLTPLVRPLCTDGKNCKLLQNFKIKATIPEHLVGPPIVEKNGVTTYIVANDFVRCEVVDLSIDADRMTLSLEAKAEKNKNRKLGKITPEELPALYGKMTANPSKPFEQHLHEAKELENPNYDILYASVGLDVNDNFTLMHNLKSGFAHKEYAKELRQVQASKWAFRSVAEGIEYFKVGQHVEAFQCLNKALNIDPRNVEGLVARGALYANKGSFLKAVEDFEKALKLNSLHVNARKYMGETLVALGRSYEEDNRIQEAAKAYRDCLNIIPNHDQAGMLLEAIQHRTGASVDALQNPMIPGHMDSLGVCMKKILSKMQRRKVQQRNNSLTFQIKIPRPAMAPIRKIHLRILIRIRMVRMSLHITFKFSYLVILLVLLPRRSNWW